From one Rhopalosiphum padi isolate XX-2018 chromosome 2, ASM2088224v1, whole genome shotgun sequence genomic stretch:
- the LOC132922312 gene encoding farnesol dehydrogenase-like — translation MDKWIGKVAVVTGVSSGIGEETCRQLVKHGMIVVGFARKEHRLQELKKELKDNFYYVKVDLCSEKNILDAFQWVKVTLKSIDVLINNAGVLKLTDIFGDTQDWKLMFDTNVIGLNICSREAVKLMKEMEIKEGHIINVNSITGHYIMSGMKDFSVYGSTKFSVTALSEYLREFMSMENLPIRVTSISPGFVDTKMIEKFKFEDNTVLQTIDIADAIVYALSAPKRVNVAEIILRPLFDNMLHIVNSS, via the exons atggaCAAGTGGATTGGAAAAGTTGCTGTAGTAACCGGTGTTTCTTCTGGTATTGGAGAAGAGACGTGTAGGCAATTAGTTAAACATGGAATGATTGTTGTAGGATTTGCTAGAAAAGAACATAGATTACAG gaattaaaaaaagaattaaaagacaatttttattacGTAAAAGTTGATTTATGTtcggaaaaaaacattttggatGCTTTTCAGTGGGTAAAAGTTACATTAAAATCCattgatgttttaattaataatgctgGAGTTTTGAAGCTAACTGATATATTTG GAGACACACAAGATTGGAAACTTATGTTTGATACAAACGTCATAGGTTTAAATATTTGCTCTAGAGAAGCAGTCAAACTAATGAAAGAAATGGAAATTAAAGAAGGGCACATAATAAACGTTAATAG tataaccGGTCATTACATAATGTCTGGAATGAAAGATTTTTCAGTTTACGGTTCTACTAAGTTTAGCGTAACAGCACTTTCAGAATACTTAAGAGAATTTATGAGCATGGAAAATTTACCTATCAGAGTTACG aGTATCAGCCCGGGATTTGTTGATACTAAAATGAtcgaaaaattcaaatttgaggATAATACAGTATTACAAACAATTGATATTGCCGACGCCATTGTATATGCATTAAGTGCACCCAAACGTGTTAAT GTTgctgaaataattttaagaccATTGTTTGATAATATGTTACACATTGTAAacagttcataa